In the genome of Bacteroidetes Order II. bacterium, one region contains:
- the gmd gene encoding GDP-mannose 4,6-dehydratase — protein sequence MSNRKTALITGITGQDGSYLTELLLGKGYEVHGIKRRSSLFNTQRIDHLYEDPHTDTANLFLHYGDLTDATNLIRIVQEVQPDEIYNLAAQSHVQVSFETPEYTANSDAIGTLRLLEAIRILGLTHKTRFYQASTSELYGKVQETPQTERTPFYPRSPYAVAKLYAYWITVNYREAYQMYACNGILFNHESPVRGETFVTRKITRAAARIKLGIEQKLFLGNLDAKRDWGHARDYVEGMWRILQHHEPEDFVLATGQTHTVRYFCEQAFAHAGMPLVWEGEGVAEKGRNVHTGEVVIEVDPRYFRPTEVDLLLGDYSKAKEKLGWQPVSSLEDMIAEMVASDLDANQK from the coding sequence ATGAGCAATCGAAAAACAGCCCTCATTACAGGCATTACGGGTCAAGACGGATCGTATCTGACAGAACTCCTACTAGGGAAAGGGTATGAGGTGCATGGCATCAAAAGACGGTCTAGCCTCTTCAACACCCAGCGGATAGACCACCTCTACGAAGATCCGCATACCGATACCGCTAACCTGTTTTTACACTATGGCGATCTGACCGATGCCACTAATCTGATCCGGATTGTACAGGAAGTACAACCCGATGAGATTTATAACCTTGCCGCCCAAAGCCATGTTCAGGTAAGTTTTGAAACACCAGAATACACCGCAAACTCGGATGCGATCGGAACTTTGCGGCTCTTGGAAGCCATTCGCATTTTGGGTCTTACCCATAAAACGCGCTTCTACCAGGCTTCTACCAGCGAACTCTATGGTAAAGTGCAGGAAACACCGCAAACCGAGCGCACGCCTTTCTATCCGCGTAGCCCTTATGCTGTTGCAAAATTATACGCCTATTGGATTACGGTGAACTATCGTGAAGCATACCAAATGTATGCCTGTAATGGTATTTTATTCAACCACGAAAGTCCGGTACGTGGTGAAACCTTTGTTACACGGAAAATCACCCGTGCCGCCGCACGTATCAAACTGGGCATTGAACAAAAGCTGTTTCTGGGGAATCTGGATGCCAAGCGCGACTGGGGACATGCCCGCGATTATGTGGAAGGCATGTGGCGAATATTGCAACACCACGAGCCGGAAGACTTTGTATTGGCCACTGGACAAACCCATACCGTCCGTTATTTCTGCGAACAAGCTTTTGCACACGCGGGTATGCCGCTGGTCTGGGAAGGCGAAGGGGTGGCCGAAAAAGGCCGAAATGTCCACACGGGAGAGGTGGTAATCGAGGTGGATCCACGTTATTTCCGGCCTACCGAGGTGGATTTACTCTTGGGAGATTACAGCAAGGCGAAGGAAAAATTGGGATGGCAACCAGTATCTTCTTTGGAGGATATGATTGCGGAAATGGTGGCTTCGGACTTGGACGCAAATCAAAAATGA
- a CDS encoding GDP-L-fucose synthase has translation MHLNHSDSKIYVAGHRGLVGTAITRALQNKGYHQVIGRSRATLDLTKQSQVFAFFEKVRPEYVVIAAAKVGGIVANSTYPATFIGENLEIQNNLIRAAHETGVQRLLFLGSSCIYPKLAPQPLKEEYLLTGPLEPTNEWYAVAKIAGIKLCQAYHQQYGDDFISLMPTNLYGPGDNFDLQNSHVLPALIRKFHEARNNRSPVTLWGTGTVLREFLHSEDLGRACVQVLETPVADIEHIAPERLLNVGTGTDLTIRALAELVNRIVGGNSEMIWDTSKPDGTPRKLLDTTKIQQLGWTPQIPLEEGIRQVYDWYKQQNHL, from the coding sequence ATGCACCTGAACCATTCAGACAGTAAAATATATGTAGCCGGCCATCGTGGTCTGGTAGGTACTGCCATCACCCGTGCACTTCAAAACAAAGGCTATCATCAGGTGATTGGACGCAGCCGTGCTACATTAGACCTGACGAAGCAATCGCAGGTGTTTGCCTTTTTCGAGAAAGTCCGGCCAGAGTATGTGGTGATTGCTGCTGCCAAAGTCGGCGGGATTGTGGCGAATAGTACCTATCCGGCCACGTTCATCGGCGAAAACCTCGAAATCCAAAACAACCTCATCCGTGCTGCACACGAGACGGGCGTTCAGCGCTTGCTCTTTTTGGGTAGCTCCTGCATTTACCCCAAACTGGCCCCGCAGCCACTAAAAGAGGAATACCTGCTTACGGGGCCGCTTGAACCGACGAATGAATGGTATGCGGTTGCCAAAATAGCCGGAATTAAACTCTGTCAGGCCTATCACCAACAGTATGGCGACGATTTTATAAGCCTGATGCCTACTAATTTATATGGCCCTGGAGATAATTTTGACCTCCAGAACAGCCATGTCTTGCCCGCTCTGATCCGCAAATTCCACGAAGCCCGCAATAACCGTTCGCCTGTCACTCTTTGGGGAACGGGGACCGTCTTGCGCGAGTTTTTGCATAGCGAAGACTTGGGAAGGGCTTGTGTACAGGTATTGGAAACTCCGGTTGCTGATATCGAGCACATAGCACCTGAACGACTCCTGAACGTAGGGACCGGAACCGATCTTACCATTCGGGCGCTCGCGGAACTCGTCAACCGAATTGTGGGGGGTAATAGCGAAATGATATGGGATACCTCCAAACCCGATGGCACGCCCCGCAAATTATTAGATACTACAAAAATTCAACAATTAGGTTGGACGCCGCAAATTCCTCTGGAAGAAGGAATTCGGCAGGTCTATGATTGGTATAAACAACAAAACCATCTATGA